The following are from one region of the Streptomyces tuirus genome:
- a CDS encoding flavoprotein, whose product MTEQAARTPFLYVVVCAAGIAADVSKLITAAQERDWEVGVIATPVAMNGFFDTAAVEAQTGRPIRSAWRTPGEPRPFPAPDAVIVAPATFNTVNKWAAGIADTLALGTLCEVAGLGVPIAVLPCVADALAAHPAYRDSVDRLRGMGVRFGEPYTGEPGEDGGRPEFGWERGLDLVGSG is encoded by the coding sequence ATGACCGAACAGGCCGCCCGCACGCCCTTCCTCTACGTCGTCGTCTGCGCCGCCGGCATCGCCGCCGACGTCAGCAAGCTGATCACCGCCGCGCAGGAACGGGACTGGGAGGTGGGCGTCATCGCGACCCCCGTCGCCATGAACGGCTTCTTCGACACCGCCGCCGTTGAGGCACAGACGGGCCGCCCCATCCGCTCCGCCTGGCGCACTCCCGGTGAACCGCGACCCTTTCCGGCACCGGACGCCGTGATCGTCGCCCCCGCCACGTTCAACACCGTCAACAAGTGGGCGGCCGGCATCGCCGACACCCTGGCCCTGGGCACCCTGTGCGAGGTCGCGGGGCTCGGGGTGCCGATCGCCGTCCTGCCGTGCGTGGCCGACGCACTGGCCGCCCATCCCGCCTACCGGGACAGCGTCGATCGGCTGCGGGGGATGGGTGTGCGGTTCGGCGAGCCGTACACGGGAGAGCCGGGAGAGGACGGCGGCCGGCCGGAGTTCGGGTGGGAACGGGGCCTGGACCTGGTCGGAAGCGGCTGA
- a CDS encoding cation diffusion facilitator family transporter gives MLVALAANLVIAVAKAIGGLAAGSPALLSEAAHSVADSLNEVFLLAALRRSRRPADRRHPFGYGKERFFWSLLAAVGIFVMGGCFSFFQGFEALASGAEEELGGYVAGLIVLGIALLAEGGSLLRALYQVRKQGGTGAGMRDPALRTVIAEDGTAVLGVTLAIVGMALHMITGQVVWEASASLAIGALLVYVAFRLGRDARDQLIGEAADPETSGRIESLLRAQPEIDSVEALFTMKTGLDTALVAARVDLVPGLDSERVEEVAVRIKRSIARTVPEADQVFLDVTDRPAREAAESPAATGGRGGA, from the coding sequence GTGCTGGTGGCGCTCGCGGCCAATCTGGTGATCGCGGTGGCCAAGGCCATCGGCGGCCTGGCGGCGGGCTCACCCGCCCTGCTCTCCGAGGCGGCCCACTCGGTGGCCGACAGCCTGAACGAGGTGTTCCTGCTCGCGGCACTGCGCCGCAGCCGCCGCCCCGCCGACCGGCGTCATCCCTTCGGGTACGGCAAGGAGCGGTTTTTCTGGTCGCTCCTCGCGGCCGTCGGGATCTTCGTGATGGGCGGCTGTTTCTCCTTCTTCCAGGGCTTCGAAGCCCTGGCGAGCGGTGCGGAGGAGGAACTCGGCGGCTATGTGGCGGGCCTGATCGTCCTCGGGATCGCCCTCCTCGCGGAGGGCGGTTCGCTGCTGCGGGCGCTCTACCAGGTGCGCAAGCAGGGCGGCACCGGCGCCGGGATGCGCGACCCGGCCCTGCGGACGGTCATTGCCGAGGACGGCACCGCGGTGCTCGGCGTCACCCTCGCCATCGTGGGCATGGCGCTGCACATGATCACCGGCCAGGTGGTGTGGGAGGCGTCCGCCTCGCTCGCCATCGGCGCGCTGCTGGTCTACGTGGCCTTCCGGCTGGGCCGTGACGCCCGCGACCAGCTGATCGGCGAGGCGGCCGACCCGGAGACGAGCGGGCGGATCGAGTCGCTGCTGCGGGCCCAGCCGGAGATCGACAGTGTCGAGGCGCTGTTCACGATGAAGACCGGGCTGGACACGGCCCTCGTGGCCGCCCGCGTCGACCTCGTGCCCGGTCTGGACAGCGAGCGCGTGGAGGAGGTCGCCGTCCGGATCAAGCGGTCCATCGCGCGGACGGTCCCCGAGGCGGACCAGGTATTCCTCGACGTGACGGACCGGCCCGCCCGCGAGGCAGCGGAAAGCCCCGCCGCGACGGGGGGACGCGGCGGGGCCTGA
- a CDS encoding aldo/keto reductase, producing MQYVKLGSTGLDVSRICLGCMTYGQPDRGTHEWTLGEEASRPLIRQAVEAGITFFDTANVYSDGTSEEIVGRALRDFARRDEIVLATKVHGRMRPGPNGGGLSRKAIMTELDQSLTRLGTDYVDLYQIHRFDPHTPVEETMEALHDVVKAGKVRYIGASSMYAWQFSKMQYTARLNGWTRFVSMQNHYNLIYREEEREMLPLCADQGVGVLPWSPLARGRLTRDWDTTTERSATDAFGGTLYQEGDRTIVEAVTRIAGERGVPRAQIALAWLLHQPTVTAPIVGASRPGHLEDAVAAVEIELSDKELEELQRPYGPHPIAGH from the coding sequence ATGCAGTACGTGAAGCTCGGTTCGACGGGCCTGGACGTGTCGCGGATCTGTCTGGGGTGCATGACCTACGGTCAGCCCGACCGCGGCACCCACGAGTGGACCCTCGGCGAGGAGGCCTCGCGCCCGCTGATCCGGCAGGCGGTCGAGGCGGGGATCACCTTCTTCGACACGGCGAACGTCTACTCCGACGGCACCAGCGAGGAGATCGTCGGCCGTGCCCTGCGCGACTTCGCCCGCCGTGACGAGATCGTCCTCGCCACGAAGGTGCACGGCCGGATGCGCCCCGGACCGAACGGGGGCGGGCTGTCCCGCAAGGCGATCATGACCGAGCTCGACCAGAGCCTCACCCGCCTCGGCACCGACTACGTCGACCTCTACCAGATCCACCGTTTCGACCCGCACACCCCGGTGGAGGAGACGATGGAGGCCCTGCACGACGTCGTCAAGGCGGGCAAGGTCCGCTACATCGGGGCGAGTTCGATGTACGCCTGGCAGTTCTCCAAGATGCAGTACACGGCGCGGCTGAACGGCTGGACGCGCTTCGTCTCCATGCAGAACCACTACAACCTGATCTACCGCGAGGAGGAGCGCGAGATGCTGCCCCTGTGCGCGGACCAGGGCGTGGGCGTCCTGCCCTGGAGCCCGCTCGCCCGCGGCCGGCTCACCCGGGACTGGGACACCACCACCGAGCGCAGCGCCACCGACGCCTTCGGCGGCACCCTCTACCAGGAGGGCGACCGGACCATCGTCGAGGCGGTCACCCGCATCGCCGGGGAGCGGGGCGTCCCCCGCGCCCAGATCGCTCTCGCCTGGCTCCTCCACCAGCCCACGGTGACCGCCCCGATCGTCGGCGCGTCCAGGCCCGGGCATCTGGAGGACGCGGTGGCGGCCGTGGAGATCGAGCTGAGCGACAAGGAACTGGAGGAACTGCAGCGCCCGTACGGCCCCCACCCCATCGCCGGGCACTGA
- a CDS encoding RICIN domain-containing protein, whose amino-acid sequence MPAGAARELFPDPVALAREVFPDPVDLTYEIIPEPVRPPRETSPGPARERREAVQDPARTPRETHPGQTGEGREAFPGPMGGVPEGFPGPVRAPREEFTGQAGEAFRDPVRAPGETYPGPTGEVHGAFPGPVGGVPEGFPGPVRAPREEFTGQAGEAFRDRVRAPGETYPGPAGEGHGASPGPVGGVPEDIPGPVRASRETFTGPAGEGHGASPGPLGGAPEGFPGPVRAQFTGSAGEAFRDPVRAPRETYPGPAGEGREVFPDPVALAGAVGESFSAPGGPAAVPPPPPRPEGVTPAAGARPEGVARAAGAARTPARADVTVPPAPAPRGSRPDGPRTAARRSAQKAARRTARRRNLTAGVLTVSGLVVLPLVLWSTVNSGDGARAGADRPTGEAPDTDAGEASRDPSWTGAGDARKGALRGRLHNVSSDLCVGIDGEKAVAGGEAELTTCSADAAQQWTYETDGLLRNGAAPDLCLDSQLGYSVRLAPCAGASRPDPKNIRYDFTLQGTLVPRSDQDLALAPAATDGSGALVLKARTDDEVQRWVIDTSKADLKMKAVNWNAAVPAPRPTPPPPPTPSKTPEPTPTPSATSPAPQPTPSGPAATDSPCDRYGYYCDSDGQYGNPGYGYPGYGYGYGGRR is encoded by the coding sequence ATGCCGGCCGGTGCGGCGCGTGAACTCTTCCCGGACCCGGTCGCCCTGGCCCGCGAGGTCTTTCCCGACCCGGTCGATCTGACGTACGAGATCATTCCCGAGCCGGTTCGCCCACCGCGCGAGACGTCTCCCGGACCGGCACGGGAACGGCGTGAGGCGGTCCAGGACCCCGCGCGCACACCCCGCGAGACCCACCCCGGGCAGACCGGCGAGGGGCGCGAGGCCTTCCCGGGCCCGATGGGCGGGGTGCCTGAGGGCTTCCCGGGCCCTGTTCGCGCACCGCGCGAGGAGTTCACCGGGCAGGCGGGTGAGGCTTTCCGGGACCCGGTTCGCGCCCCGGGGGAGACGTACCCCGGGCCGACCGGCGAGGTGCACGGGGCCTTCCCGGGCCCGGTGGGCGGGGTGCCTGAGGGCTTCCCGGGCCCTGTTCGCGCACCGCGCGAGGAGTTCACCGGGCAGGCGGGTGAGGCTTTCCGGGACCGGGTTCGCGCCCCGGGGGAGACGTACCCCGGGCCGGCCGGCGAAGGGCACGGGGCCTCCCCGGGCCCGGTGGGCGGGGTGCCTGAGGACATTCCAGGCCCGGTTCGTGCGTCGCGTGAGACGTTCACCGGGCCGGCCGGCGAAGGGCACGGGGCCTCCCCGGGCCCGCTCGGCGGGGCGCCCGAGGGCTTCCCGGGCCCGGTTCGTGCGCAGTTCACCGGGTCGGCGGGTGAGGCTTTCCGGGATCCCGTGCGTGCACCCCGCGAGACGTACCCCGGCCCGGCCGGCGAGGGGCGTGAGGTCTTCCCGGACCCGGTCGCCCTGGCCGGGGCGGTCGGGGAGTCGTTCTCCGCTCCGGGCGGCCCGGCGGCGGTGCCGCCGCCCCCTCCGAGGCCCGAGGGCGTGACCCCGGCCGCCGGAGCCAGGCCCGAGGGCGTGGCCCGGGCCGCCGGAGCCGCGCGGACTCCCGCCCGCGCGGACGTCACCGTGCCGCCCGCCCCCGCGCCCCGGGGCTCTCGCCCCGATGGCCCCCGGACCGCCGCACGAAGATCCGCCCAGAAGGCAGCCCGCCGTACCGCCCGGCGGCGCAACCTCACCGCGGGCGTGTTGACCGTCAGCGGTCTGGTCGTCCTGCCGCTCGTCCTGTGGTCCACGGTCAACTCCGGCGACGGCGCGCGGGCCGGTGCCGACCGGCCCACCGGGGAGGCCCCCGACACAGACGCGGGCGAGGCGAGCCGCGACCCGTCCTGGACCGGTGCGGGCGACGCCCGGAAGGGCGCCCTGCGCGGCCGGCTGCACAACGTCTCCTCGGACCTGTGCGTGGGCATCGACGGCGAGAAGGCCGTGGCGGGCGGGGAGGCCGAGCTCACGACCTGCTCGGCCGACGCCGCCCAGCAGTGGACGTACGAGACCGACGGGCTGCTGCGCAACGGCGCCGCTCCCGACCTGTGCCTGGACTCGCAGCTCGGATACTCGGTGCGGCTGGCCCCCTGCGCGGGCGCGTCCCGGCCCGACCCGAAGAACATCCGCTACGACTTCACCCTGCAGGGCACCCTGGTGCCCCGCTCGGACCAGGACCTGGCCCTCGCCCCGGCCGCGACCGACGGCTCGGGAGCCCTGGTCCTCAAGGCCCGGACGGACGACGAGGTCCAGCGCTGGGTGATCGACACCTCCAAGGCCGACCTCAAGATGAAGGCCGTCAACTGGAACGCCGCCGTTCCCGCCCCGCGCCCCACGCCCCCACCGCCCCCCACCCCGTCGAAGACGCCCGAGCCCACCCCGACGCCGTCCGCGACGTCCCCGGCCCCGCAGCCGACCCCGAGCGGCCCGGCCGCCACCGACTCGCCCTGCGACCGCTACGGCTACTACTGCGACTCGGACGGTCAGTACGGCAACCCCGGCTACGGCTACCCCGGCTACGGCTATGGCTACGGCGGCCGCCGCTGA
- a CDS encoding phytanoyl-CoA dioxygenase family protein: protein MTVTGNGATGASILDPAGLRRYRERFEEDGFTVVRGLFGSDEIDRLCGEFTALREAGPVPGHFEPRAEDEPGADPLHVWPRVMHPHEISGLAREVLLDARLRTVLEALLGEEVLAAQSMFYFKPPGARGQALHQDNFYLRVEPGTCVAAWVACDMIDRENGGLEVVPGTHRMDVFCPELADSDVSFAREYVPPPPGLAPVPVDMTPGDVLFFNGSLVHGSQPNRAAERFRRSFIGHYVGRSAERIGRYYRTLAMSGARVELAESEGAGPCGTEFDPQGPH, encoded by the coding sequence ATGACAGTCACGGGCAATGGCGCCACCGGCGCTTCCATCCTGGACCCCGCCGGGCTCCGGCGGTACCGAGAGAGGTTCGAGGAGGACGGTTTCACGGTGGTGCGCGGGCTCTTCGGGTCCGACGAGATCGATCGGCTCTGCGGCGAGTTCACGGCGCTGCGGGAGGCCGGCCCGGTGCCCGGGCACTTCGAGCCGCGCGCCGAGGACGAGCCGGGCGCCGACCCGCTGCACGTCTGGCCGCGGGTGATGCACCCGCATGAGATCAGCGGCCTCGCGCGCGAGGTCCTGCTGGACGCCCGGCTGCGGACGGTGCTGGAGGCCCTCCTCGGAGAGGAGGTGCTGGCCGCTCAGAGCATGTTCTACTTCAAGCCTCCGGGGGCCCGGGGGCAGGCGCTGCACCAGGACAACTTCTATCTGCGGGTGGAGCCGGGCACGTGTGTGGCCGCGTGGGTGGCCTGCGACATGATCGACCGGGAGAACGGCGGGCTGGAGGTCGTGCCGGGCACGCATCGCATGGACGTGTTCTGCCCGGAACTGGCCGACTCGGACGTGTCCTTCGCCCGGGAGTACGTTCCGCCACCGCCGGGGCTGGCGCCGGTGCCGGTGGACATGACGCCGGGGGACGTCCTGTTCTTCAACGGGAGCCTGGTGCACGGCTCGCAGCCGAACCGGGCGGCCGAGCGGTTCCGGCGGTCGTTCATCGGGCACTACGTGGGGCGCTCGGCGGAGCGGATCGGGCGGTACTACCGGACACTGGCGATGAGCGGGGCGAGGGTGGAACTGGCGGAGAGCGAGGGGGCGGGCCCCTGCGGCACGGAGTTCGACCCGCAGGGCCCGCACTGA
- a CDS encoding helix-turn-helix domain-containing protein: MPVRADGLPGTAAHPDSGDAGDPAPPPGLVVLGHFDQPPGYGVERPQGSASWLFTWTTAGRGRLGQGGARTTAGAGDLVVLAPGVPHRYAVEPGARHWQFWWVHCQARPSWATWLRPYLTGDGMYAVTSAPAGVRGRVGTAFRRMHADARWTGTEAPPAASPPNPQVAVANGSAARELALCALEEVVLLTTAGARPTAPRPGLDARIRRAQELIDADPGAPHTVRSLAEGVALSPSRFAHLFSRQLGRSPMRALREARLRHAARLLENTDLPVERVAAASGFVSPFHFNRAFRERYGEPPGAYRTTHGDPSG, encoded by the coding sequence ATGCCCGTGCGTGCTGACGGATTGCCCGGCACTGCTGCGCACCCGGACAGCGGGGACGCCGGGGATCCCGCCCCGCCCCCCGGGCTGGTGGTGCTCGGTCACTTCGACCAGCCGCCCGGCTACGGCGTCGAGCGGCCGCAGGGATCCGCGAGCTGGCTCTTCACCTGGACCACCGCGGGCCGGGGCCGGCTGGGGCAGGGCGGTGCGCGGACCACGGCCGGCGCGGGCGACCTGGTCGTGCTCGCCCCCGGCGTCCCGCACCGTTACGCCGTCGAGCCCGGCGCCCGGCACTGGCAGTTCTGGTGGGTGCACTGCCAGGCCCGTCCGTCCTGGGCCACGTGGCTGCGACCGTATCTCACCGGCGACGGGATGTACGCGGTCACCTCGGCCCCGGCCGGGGTGCGCGGCCGCGTCGGGACGGCATTCCGGCGGATGCACGCCGACGCCCGCTGGACCGGCACCGAGGCGCCGCCCGCCGCGTCACCACCGAACCCGCAGGTCGCCGTGGCGAACGGCAGCGCGGCCCGCGAACTGGCCCTGTGCGCACTGGAGGAGGTCGTCCTCCTCACCACCGCCGGCGCCCGGCCCACGGCGCCCCGGCCCGGCCTCGACGCACGGATCCGCCGTGCCCAGGAGCTGATCGACGCCGACCCGGGAGCCCCGCACACCGTCCGCTCGCTCGCCGAGGGCGTCGCCCTGTCACCGTCGCGCTTCGCCCATCTGTTCAGCCGTCAGCTGGGCCGCTCGCCCATGCGCGCCCTGCGCGAGGCGCGGCTGCGCCATGCCGCACGGCTGCTGGAGAACACCGACCTGCCCGTGGAGCGCGTGGCCGCGGCCTCGGGTTTCGTCAGCCCGTTCCACTTCAACCGCGCCTTTCGCGAGCGCTACGGGGAGCCGCCCGGGGCGTACCGCACGACGCACGGCGATCCGTCCGGCTGA
- a CDS encoding LysE/ArgO family amino acid transporter — MTAALVAGLLAGYGIAVPVGAVGTYLVSLTARTTLRTGVCAALGVATADGLYALAATLGGTALASALRPVLGPLRWVCVLVLLALAVRGAVTALREYRGHRLATRTAPAPPGPARAYLGLLGITLLNPTTVVYFAVLVLGSRATGPAGPLEQGVFVLAAFAASASWQVLLAGSGALLGRALTGHRGRLATALVASGVMTALAVRMALAPG; from the coding sequence ATGACGGCCGCGCTCGTCGCGGGGCTGCTCGCCGGGTACGGCATCGCCGTCCCCGTGGGCGCCGTCGGGACCTACCTCGTCTCCCTCACCGCCCGCACCACCCTGCGCACCGGTGTCTGCGCCGCGCTCGGCGTCGCCACCGCCGACGGGCTCTACGCCCTCGCGGCCACCCTCGGGGGCACCGCTCTGGCGTCGGCGCTGCGGCCGGTGCTCGGGCCACTGCGCTGGGTGTGCGTGCTGGTGCTGCTGGCCCTCGCGGTGCGGGGCGCCGTCACCGCGCTGCGCGAGTACCGCGGCCACCGGCTCGCGACCCGTACCGCCCCCGCTCCTCCGGGGCCCGCCCGGGCCTACCTGGGCCTGCTGGGCATCACCCTGCTGAACCCCACCACCGTCGTCTACTTCGCGGTCCTCGTCCTCGGCTCCCGGGCCACCGGCCCGGCCGGCCCGCTGGAGCAGGGCGTGTTCGTACTGGCCGCGTTCGCCGCCTCCGCGAGCTGGCAGGTGCTGCTGGCCGGGAGCGGCGCCCTGCTGGGCCGCGCGCTGACCGGCCACCGGGGGCGGCTGGCGACGGCTCTGGTCGCGAGCGGCGTGATGACGGCTCTGGCCGTGCGGATGGCGCTGGCGCCGGGGTGA
- a CDS encoding SLC13 family permease — protein MNTPLAEVLSVTLLAAVLVWAVARPKGLPEAVLAVPAAGVAVALGIISPDHAWEEIQRLGPVVGFLAAVLVLAHFCDIEGLFTACGAWMARWAAGRPTRLLTAVFALASVITAVLSLDATVVLLTPVVLATATRMGVTARPHLYACAHLSNTASLLLPVSNLTNLLAFTASGLSFTRFAALMALPWLVAIAAEYLVFRRFFDDELAAPLPSPEAERAPEPLPLFALVTVGCTLAGFVVASAVGIAPAWAALAGALVLAGRALVRRRATPLTVVRSAAPAFLAFVLALGVVVRAVVDHGLADALRRVLPDGSGLLTLLGVAAVAAVLANLINNLPAVLVLLPLTAGAGPGAVLAVLLGVNIGPNLTYAGSLATLLWRRIVQQHGNRVGLGEFTRLGLLATPAALVPAVVALWLSLTVVGA, from the coding sequence CTGAACACCCCGCTCGCCGAAGTCCTGTCCGTGACGCTGCTGGCCGCCGTGCTCGTCTGGGCCGTCGCCCGCCCGAAGGGCCTGCCGGAAGCCGTGCTGGCGGTGCCCGCCGCCGGGGTCGCCGTCGCCCTCGGGATCATCTCCCCGGACCACGCCTGGGAGGAGATCCAGCGGCTGGGGCCCGTGGTCGGCTTCCTCGCGGCCGTGCTGGTGCTCGCCCACTTCTGCGACATCGAGGGGTTGTTCACCGCGTGCGGGGCGTGGATGGCCCGCTGGGCCGCGGGGCGCCCCACACGGCTGCTGACCGCGGTGTTCGCGCTGGCGTCCGTCATCACGGCCGTGCTCAGTCTGGACGCCACCGTCGTGCTGCTCACTCCGGTGGTGCTCGCCACCGCGACCCGCATGGGCGTAACCGCCCGGCCGCACCTGTACGCGTGCGCCCATCTGTCGAACACCGCCTCGCTGCTGCTGCCGGTCTCCAACCTGACGAATCTCCTGGCGTTCACGGCGAGCGGGCTGAGCTTCACCCGCTTCGCCGCGCTGATGGCGCTGCCGTGGCTGGTCGCGATCGCCGCCGAGTACCTGGTCTTCCGGCGGTTCTTCGACGACGAACTCGCAGCGCCCCTCCCCTCGCCCGAGGCCGAGCGGGCTCCAGAGCCGCTTCCGCTGTTCGCCCTCGTCACCGTCGGCTGCACGCTCGCGGGGTTCGTGGTGGCCTCCGCCGTGGGGATCGCGCCGGCGTGGGCGGCGCTGGCCGGTGCGCTGGTGCTGGCGGGGCGGGCGCTGGTGCGGCGGCGGGCCACCCCCCTGACGGTGGTGCGGTCCGCGGCTCCGGCCTTCCTGGCGTTCGTGCTCGCGCTCGGCGTGGTCGTGCGTGCGGTCGTCGACCACGGGCTCGCCGACGCGCTGCGGCGCGTGCTGCCCGACGGATCGGGCCTGCTGACGCTGCTGGGCGTGGCCGCGGTGGCCGCCGTCCTGGCCAACCTCATCAACAACCTGCCCGCGGTGCTGGTGCTGCTGCCCCTGACCGCCGGGGCCGGCCCCGGCGCCGTGCTGGCGGTGCTCCTCGGCGTGAACATCGGCCCCAACCTGACCTACGCCGGATCACTGGCGACCCTGCTGTGGCGGCGGATCGTGCAGCAGCACGGGAACCGGGTCGGGCTCGGTGAGTTCACCCGGCTCGGGCTGCTCGCCACACCGGCGGCGCTGGTGCCGGCCGTGGTGGCCCTGTGGCTGTCGCTGACCGTCGTAGGGGCCTGA
- a CDS encoding ferredoxin, with product MHIDIDQDVCIGAGQCALTAPDVFTQDDDGYSTLLPGAEDSGSPLLREAARACPVSAISVSETVR from the coding sequence ATGCACATCGACATCGACCAGGACGTCTGCATCGGCGCGGGCCAGTGCGCCCTGACAGCCCCGGACGTCTTCACCCAGGACGACGACGGCTACAGCACCCTGCTGCCCGGCGCCGAGGACAGCGGCAGCCCGCTGCTGCGGGAGGCGGCCCGCGCCTGCCCGGTCAGCGCCATCAGCGTGTCCGAGACGGTCCGCTGA
- a CDS encoding nitroreductase family deazaflavin-dependent oxidoreductase, whose product MPLEGEYEPSPTQWVRKQVELYESSGGTEGTTLQGSKMPVVVLTSRGARSGKLRKTPVMRVEHEGRYAAVASLGGSPKHPVWYFNLLADPHVELQDGPVKQDMTAREVEGEEKAAWWERAVAAYPAYADYQKKTDREIPVFVLEPAEGG is encoded by the coding sequence ATGCCTCTCGAAGGCGAGTACGAACCCAGCCCGACACAGTGGGTGCGCAAGCAGGTCGAACTGTACGAGAGCTCCGGCGGCACGGAGGGGACGACGCTCCAGGGCTCGAAGATGCCGGTCGTCGTCCTGACCTCACGCGGGGCGCGGAGCGGAAAGCTGCGCAAGACGCCGGTGATGCGGGTCGAGCACGAGGGGCGCTACGCCGCGGTGGCTTCCCTCGGTGGGTCGCCCAAGCATCCGGTCTGGTACTTCAACCTCCTGGCCGATCCGCACGTGGAGCTCCAGGACGGGCCGGTGAAGCAGGACATGACCGCCCGTGAGGTCGAGGGCGAGGAGAAGGCGGCCTGGTGGGAGCGGGCCGTCGCGGCCTACCCGGCGTACGCCGACTACCAGAAGAAGACGGACCGGGAGATTCCGGTGTTCGTCCTGGAGCCGGCCGAGGGCGGCTGA
- a CDS encoding cytochrome P450, with the protein MTDTTAPVAFPQSRTCPYHPPAAYDALRTERPLTRITLFDGREAWLVSGHATARALLADPRLSSNRDRPGFPAPSKRFAGIRNRRTALLGVDDPEHRAQRRMVVGDFTLKRAVELRPRIQQIVDQRLDAMIAAGPVADLVSAFALPVPSMVICALLGVPYSDHDFFETQSRRLLRGPETADVLDARDRLETYFGELIDRKQQHPGTGLLDDLVHRQLREGDLDREGLIAMALILLVAGHETTANMISLGTFTLLQHPERLAELRADPGLLPAAVEELMRMLSIADGMLRLAVEDIEVAGTTIREGEGVVFATSVINRDDTVYPEPDTLDWSRPARHHVAFGFGIHQCLGQNLARAELEIALHSLFERLPTLRLAAPAEEIPFKPGDTIQGMLELPVTW; encoded by the coding sequence ATGACGGACACGACCGCACCCGTCGCCTTCCCTCAGAGCCGGACCTGCCCCTACCACCCGCCCGCCGCCTACGACGCGCTGCGCACCGAACGCCCCCTGACCCGCATCACCCTCTTCGACGGACGCGAGGCGTGGCTCGTCAGCGGGCACGCCACCGCCCGCGCGCTGCTGGCCGACCCGCGCCTGTCGTCCAACCGCGACCGGCCAGGCTTCCCCGCCCCCAGCAAACGCTTCGCCGGGATCCGCAACCGCAGAACGGCCCTGCTCGGCGTCGACGACCCCGAGCACCGCGCCCAGCGGCGGATGGTCGTCGGGGACTTCACCCTCAAGCGGGCCGTCGAACTCCGGCCGCGGATCCAGCAGATCGTGGACCAACGGCTCGACGCGATGATCGCCGCCGGCCCGGTCGCCGACCTGGTGAGCGCCTTCGCGCTGCCCGTGCCGTCCATGGTGATCTGCGCCCTGCTGGGCGTCCCGTACTCCGACCACGACTTCTTCGAGACCCAGTCGCGACGGCTGCTGCGCGGCCCCGAGACCGCCGACGTGCTCGACGCCCGCGACCGGCTGGAGACGTACTTCGGCGAGCTGATCGACCGCAAGCAGCAGCACCCCGGCACCGGCCTCCTGGACGACCTGGTCCACCGGCAGCTGCGCGAGGGCGACCTCGACCGGGAGGGCCTGATCGCCATGGCCCTCATCCTGCTGGTCGCGGGTCACGAGACGACCGCCAACATGATCTCGCTCGGCACCTTCACCCTGCTCCAGCATCCCGAGCGGCTCGCCGAGCTGCGCGCGGACCCCGGGCTGCTGCCGGCCGCGGTCGAGGAGCTGATGCGGATGCTGTCGATCGCGGACGGCATGCTGCGCCTCGCCGTGGAGGACATCGAGGTGGCCGGGACGACGATCCGCGAGGGCGAGGGGGTGGTCTTCGCGACCTCCGTCATCAACCGCGACGACACGGTCTACCCCGAGCCGGACACGCTCGACTGGAGCCGCCCGGCCCGGCACCACGTCGCGTTCGGCTTCGGCATCCACCAGTGCCTCGGCCAGAACCTCGCCCGGGCCGAGCTGGAGATCGCCCTGCACAGCCTCTTCGAGCGGCTGCCCACCCTGCGCCTGGCGGCCCCGGCCGAGGAGATCCCCTTCAAGCCCGGCGACACCATCCAGGGGATGCTGGAGCTCCCCGTGACCTGGTAA